GTGGTCAAAAAACCCCTGGCCAAAAGCCTGGCCCTGGGCCTGTCCGAGCACGTGGGCATCGCCGTTGGCGCTCAGCAAAGCCTGACTGGCATGGAAGTACACGGTGATCGACACGGTGCCCAACGGAACGAACCTCGCGCGGCGGTGCCAGATACGGGGTGAAAACACATCGGCCATCGCAGCCAGCGAGGCGAAGTCCAGCGGGCGCGGTGGCTGGTCCCGCACCCATTGGCGGGTGCGGCTGTGCCCCTGATCGCGCTCGTCCCACACGCCCGGAAAGCCGCCTTCGATGAAGCGCATTTCGTAGCGGTTGAGCCACTCCACACGGCCGCGCGCCGTGGGCAAAGGCACCGACCCGGGCGCCGGCACGTCGGGCATGGTGTGCTCCACGGCAGCCCAGGTGTCGCGGCGCACCGCCGTCAACGCCGTGGCCGTGACCATGGTCTCGCCCCCTTGCGTGATCGCCACCGTCCAGTGCTGTGTGGACCGGTTGGTGCGCGCGGCCACCGCCTGCACCTCAAACGGCCCATCGGCCACCGCCGCGCAAAAATTCACCGTCAGCGACACGGGCTCACCCAGCAAAGCCGGGTGCTGCAGCACCGCATTCAAAGCCGTGGCCGCCGTGATGCCGCCATACGGACCCACCATGTTGGCGTAAGCGGGTGAAGTGGCCCCGGTGAAGGTGTGCTCACCCGTGGCGTTCAGTGCAATGGCTTGGTCAAAAGGATGTGAAGTCATGCGCAAGAGTGTGCCCAGAGAAAGAGCTCACCACAGTCGTCTTAGAGACCGAGGGAGCGTATGCGCGGCGAAGCCGCATGGCGCAGCGGACCTGGCTCTCCGGCGTGCAATGCATCAACACGGAAATGCCGCGGAACTGGCTTTGCCAGGCCGCAGGCATTGCCCCCTTTCAGGGGGTGACGCGAAGCGGCGCGGGGGTGGGTCGTCAGACCCTTTCAAAAATCCCGGCGGCGCCCTGCCCCATGCCCACACACATCGTGACCATGCCGTATTTTTTCTGCGTGCGTTGCAAGGCATGCACCACCGTCGCGGAGCGGATTGCACCGGTTGCGCCCAAGGGATGACCCAATGCAATCGCGCCACCCATGGGGTTCACCTTGGCAGGGTCCAGGCCCAGCGTGTTCATCACGGCGAGCGACTGCGCGGCAAAGGCTTCGTTCAACTCGATCCAGTCCATGTCGTCCACCTTCAAGCCGGCATTTTTCAGCGCGGCTGGAATGGCTTCGATGGGGCCAATGCCCATGATGTGCGGCGGCACACCTCGGCTGGCGTAGCTCACGAAACGGGCCAACGGCTTGAGGTTGTATCGCTTCAGGGCCGCTTCGCTCACCAGGATCAGCGCGCCGGCGCCGTCGCTGGTTTGCGAGCTGTTGCCCGCCGTCACAGAGCCGCGGGCGGCAAACACGGTGCGCAGCCGGGCCAGGCCTTCCAGCGTGGTCTCGGGGCGCGCGCCTTCGTCGAGGCTCACGGTGCGCGTGCTGGTAGTGACTTCCGCGGTCTCCAGATTCACGCGTCGGTCGGTCACTTCAACCGGCGTCATCTCGGCCGCGAATTCACCGGCCTTCATGGCGGCAATGGCGCGCTGGTGCGATTGCACGGCAAACGCGTCCTGATCGTCCCGGCTCACCTTCCACTGCTGGGCGACCTTCTCAGCCGTCAGGCCCATGCCATACGCGATGCCATAGCTTTCCACATCGTCGGTGTTGGTGAAGATGGTGGGCGACAGGCTGGGCGAATTGCCCATCATGGGCACCATGCTCATGCTCTCGGTGCCCGCCGCGATCATCACGTCGGCCTCGCCCACACGGATGCGGTCGGCCGCCATCTGCACCGCAGACAGGCCGGAGGCGCAGAAGCGGTTGACCGTGATGCCGCCCACGGTATTCGGCAAACCTGCCAGGATGGCGCCAATGCGCGCCACGTTCAGACCCTGCTGGGCTTCAGGAATCGCACAGCCGCAGATCACGTCCTCTATGGATTTCGGATCCAGGCCTGGCACCTGTGCCAATGCCGAACGCAGCGCAATTGCCAGCAGATCGTCGGGACGCAGGTGTTTGAAGGAGCCTTTGTGCGAACGACCAATGGGCGTGCGCGTGGCGGCAACGATGTAGGCGTCTTGAACTTGTTTCATGGCGAATGCCTCAGGGTTGGGGTGTCAGGTTTGAAACTGCGACCCGTATCAATACAAATAGGAAAATCAGGCCTTGGCAGCACCCAGGCGCTGCCAGTCGACGATGTCTTTTTCGATGGCGCCCGGCATGGCCGCGAGCACGTTGGCACGCAAGCGCTGCTTGGTCGCGGTGAACGACGCAGGGTGGGCCTTCTTCAGCCGTGCCACATGCGCCTGCACAGCAGCGGCCATGGCGTCGGGCGCCACGGCCTCGTCCAGCAAACCTGCCACCACTGCGGCCTCACCGGCGTAGGCAGACGCCGTGCCGACCAGATGCAGATGCGGCGTACTCACACGTTCGCGGCAGGTTTCCAGAGCGAAATAGGGCAGCGTCATGCCGATCTGGATTTCGTTGGCCTGGAGCATGGCGCCCGATCCCTCTTCCAGTCCGATGCGCACATCGGCACACTGAAGGAGAAACAAACCCATGGCCACCGCGTGGCCCGAACAGGCCGCGATCACCGGATGCGGATACGACAGGACCCGCTGCGCCAGCTGCGCGCCGCCGGTGAGCATCTGGAACGTCAACTTGGGGTCGCCCGCCTTGAACACCCCCAAATCAAACCCGCCCGAGAAGACGCCAGGTCGCCCGGTCAGCACGACGGTGGCCTTGTCAGCCTCAGCGCGGTCGAAAGCAGCGTTCAATGCCGCCTGCATCGCCGGGCCCATGGCATTCGCCTTGCCATCGTCCATGGTCAATGTGGCCACGCCATCGGCAAAAGCGTAAGAAACCAGATCAGTCATACCTATCTCCAAAATCAGTCAATCCAAAGTGCAACCCGGCGCGAGATGCCCCCAGCCCAGGGTGCCGCGGAACCCGGCTCCGCCGGACCGCCAGCACCGCCCCCTGGGGGGTGACGCGCAAAGCGCGGCGCGGGGGGATCAATTTCTGACGGGCCGTCCCGTGTTCAACATCCCCAGAATCCGCTCTTGCGTCTTGGGATGCACGATCAGCGCGCAGAACGCCTGGCGCTCCAGCGTCATCAGGTACTCCTCGGTCACCAGCGTGCCGGGGTCCACATCACCACCGGTCACCACATTCGCGATCAGGGATGCGATGTGAAAATCGTGGCGGCTGATGAAACCTCCGTCGCGCATGTTGACCAGGCTGCCCAGAACCGTGGCCTTGCCATCACGGCCGGCCACCGGGAACAGGCGTTTGTGGGGCGCACGGTAGCCGCCAGCGAACAGGGCCTTGGCCTCGTTGATGGCAACAAACAGCAGCTCGTCTTTGTGGGGCACGATCACGTCGCTGTGCAACACGTAACCCAGCTGGCGCGATTCGATGGCGCTGGTGCCGACCTTGGCCATGGCCGCGGCGGTGAAGCCCTCGGTCAGGAAAGGCAACAGGTCTTTGCCGGTTGAGGTCTCAGCGTTTTCGGCCGCGCGGCGGGCGATGTAGGTCAGGCCGCCAGCGCCGGGCACCAGGCCCACACCGACTTCCACCAGGCCGATGTAGCTCTCCATGTGCACCACGCGGCGTGCGCTGTAAACAGCCAGCTCGCAACCGCCGCCCAGGGCCAGACCGCGCACGGCCGACACCACGGGCACGCTGGCGTAACGCAGGCGCAGCATGGTCTGCTGCATGAAGCCTTCGGCGTCTTCGATCGCCGCCACGCCCACGGCCATGAAGGCCGGCAACATGGCCTGCAGGTCAGCG
This region of Hydrogenophaga crassostreae genomic DNA includes:
- a CDS encoding acyl-CoA thioesterase — its product is MTSHPFDQAIALNATGEHTFTGATSPAYANMVGPYGGITAATALNAVLQHPALLGEPVSLTVNFCAAVADGPFEVQAVAARTNRSTQHWTVAITQGGETMVTATALTAVRRDTWAAVEHTMPDVPAPGSVPLPTARGRVEWLNRYEMRFIEGGFPGVWDERDQGHSRTRQWVRDQPPRPLDFASLAAMADVFSPRIWHRRARFVPLGTVSITVYFHASQALLSANGDAHVLGQAQGQAFGQGFFDHSAQIWNQSGVMLATSHQVVYFKE
- a CDS encoding crotonase/enoyl-CoA hydratase family protein, coding for MTDLVSYAFADGVATLTMDDGKANAMGPAMQAALNAAFDRAEADKATVVLTGRPGVFSGGFDLGVFKAGDPKLTFQMLTGGAQLAQRVLSYPHPVIAACSGHAVAMGLFLLQCADVRIGLEEGSGAMLQANEIQIGMTLPYFALETCRERVSTPHLHLVGTASAYAGEAAVVAGLLDEAVAPDAMAAAVQAHVARLKKAHPASFTATKQRLRANVLAAMPGAIEKDIVDWQRLGAAKA
- a CDS encoding acetyl-CoA C-acyltransferase — its product is MKQVQDAYIVAATRTPIGRSHKGSFKHLRPDDLLAIALRSALAQVPGLDPKSIEDVICGCAIPEAQQGLNVARIGAILAGLPNTVGGITVNRFCASGLSAVQMAADRIRVGEADVMIAAGTESMSMVPMMGNSPSLSPTIFTNTDDVESYGIAYGMGLTAEKVAQQWKVSRDDQDAFAVQSHQRAIAAMKAGEFAAEMTPVEVTDRRVNLETAEVTTSTRTVSLDEGARPETTLEGLARLRTVFAARGSVTAGNSSQTSDGAGALILVSEAALKRYNLKPLARFVSYASRGVPPHIMGIGPIEAIPAALKNAGLKVDDMDWIELNEAFAAQSLAVMNTLGLDPAKVNPMGGAIALGHPLGATGAIRSATVVHALQRTQKKYGMVTMCVGMGQGAAGIFERV